In a single window of the Bacillus clarus genome:
- a CDS encoding LolA family protein, protein MEKKQEDVLRDLESKVKSMKSYQAEAKLSIKTGNEPQEYNVEIWHKEPSYYRVNLKNEKKEQSQIILRNDEGVFVLTPALNKSFRFQSDWPQNSSQAYLYESLVRDILQDKKDLSFEKTDKYYVFKTKTNYQHQNMLPKQEIKLNKSDLTPVSVKLMDNDQNVLVKVDFSKVKFDAKFDKSAFDTKQNMSRAQVDVQTTAKEEKPFAILYPLDTPQGMVLKEEKELKTDSGKRAILTYTGNKKSFTLIQEKAKVAEASSAVSVSGELVDLGFTIGALTKDSLTWSHNGVEYMLVSKGLEPNELLMVARSVTAKQVK, encoded by the coding sequence ATGGAAAAGAAACAGGAAGATGTTTTGCGAGATTTAGAATCTAAAGTTAAGAGCATGAAGAGTTATCAAGCTGAAGCAAAACTATCTATTAAAACGGGAAATGAACCACAGGAGTATAATGTGGAGATTTGGCATAAAGAGCCTTCTTATTATCGTGTGAATTTAAAGAATGAGAAAAAGGAACAGAGTCAAATTATTTTAAGAAATGATGAAGGTGTGTTTGTGTTAACGCCAGCACTTAATAAGAGCTTCCGTTTTCAGAGTGATTGGCCACAAAATAGCAGCCAGGCTTACTTGTATGAATCCCTTGTAAGAGACATTTTGCAAGATAAGAAGGACCTATCTTTTGAGAAGACAGATAAATACTATGTGTTTAAAACGAAAACAAATTATCAACATCAAAATATGTTACCTAAACAAGAGATTAAACTAAATAAAAGTGATCTAACACCTGTTTCTGTAAAATTAATGGATAATGATCAAAATGTTCTTGTGAAGGTAGATTTTTCTAAAGTAAAGTTTGATGCGAAGTTTGATAAGAGTGCATTTGATACGAAACAAAATATGTCTAGAGCGCAAGTTGATGTTCAGACAACAGCAAAAGAAGAAAAACCGTTTGCCATTTTATATCCGCTTGATACCCCGCAAGGTATGGTTTTAAAAGAAGAGAAAGAGTTGAAGACAGACAGTGGCAAGCGTGCGATACTCACATACACTGGAAATAAGAAATCCTTCACTTTAATACAAGAAAAGGCAAAAGTTGCGGAAGCTTCGTCAGCTGTAAGTGTAAGTGGGGAGTTAGTGGACCTTGGTTTCACGATTGGTGCATTGACAAAAGACTCTTTAACATGGTCGCATAACGGAGTAGAATATATGCTCGTGTCTAAAGGTTTAGAGCCGAATGAGTTGTTAATGGTTGCTCGTTCTGTTACAGCGAAGCAGGTGAAGTAA
- the alr gene encoding alanine racemase codes for MEESPFYRDTWVEVDLDAIYNNVTHIKEFIPSNVEIFAVVKGNAYGHDYVPVARTALEAGATRLAVAFLDEALVLRRAGITAPILVIGPSPPRDVNVAAENDVALTVFQKEWVEDAIKLWDGSGSMKFHINFDSGMGRIGIRKRKELKCFLKSLEDAPFLKLEGVYTHFATADEVETSYFDKQYNTFLEQLSWLKEFGVNPKFIHTANSAATLRFQGITFNAVRIGIAMYGLSPSVEIRPFLPFKLEPALSLHTKVAHIKEVIKGDGISYNVTYRTRTEEWIATVAIGYADGWLRRMQGFKVLVNGERVPIVGRVTMDQFMIHLPCKVPLGTKVTLIGKQGDEYISATEVAEYAGTINYEIIATISFRVPRIFIRHGKVVEVINYLNNL; via the coding sequence ATGGAAGAATCACCGTTTTACCGTGATACTTGGGTGGAAGTGGACTTAGATGCAATCTATAACAATGTAACGCATATTAAAGAATTTATTCCGAGTAATGTAGAAATTTTTGCTGTAGTGAAGGGAAATGCATATGGACATGATTATGTACCAGTAGCAAGAACTGCATTAGAAGCGGGTGCGACAAGATTGGCGGTTGCTTTTTTAGACGAGGCGCTAGTACTTCGAAGAGCTGGTATTACTGCGCCGATTTTAGTGATAGGTCCTTCGCCTCCTCGTGATGTGAATGTAGCTGCTGAAAATGATGTGGCATTAACTGTTTTCCAAAAAGAATGGGTAGAAGATGCGATAAAACTTTGGGATGGTTCCGGTTCGATGAAATTTCATATTAACTTTGATAGTGGTATGGGGCGAATTGGAATCCGTAAACGTAAAGAATTAAAGTGTTTTTTAAAAAGCTTAGAAGATGCGCCATTTCTAAAGTTAGAAGGAGTCTATACGCATTTTGCAACAGCGGATGAAGTAGAAACTTCTTACTTTGATAAGCAATATAATACGTTTTTAGAGCAGTTAAGCTGGCTAAAAGAATTTGGAGTGAATCCTAAATTTATTCATACAGCTAATAGTGCCGCAACTTTAAGGTTCCAAGGGATTACCTTTAATGCAGTGAGAATTGGTATTGCGATGTATGGGTTATCACCATCTGTAGAAATACGCCCGTTTTTACCATTTAAGTTGGAACCAGCGCTATCACTCCATACGAAAGTTGCTCATATTAAAGAGGTAATTAAAGGTGATGGGATTAGCTATAATGTCACTTATCGGACGAGAACCGAAGAATGGATTGCTACTGTTGCAATTGGATATGCAGATGGATGGCTTAGAAGAATGCAAGGGTTTAAGGTGCTTGTAAACGGAGAAAGAGTACCGATTGTAGGAAGAGTAACGATGGATCAATTTATGATACATCTTCCTTGTAAAGTTCCTCTTGGTACAAAAGTTACACTCATAGGTAAACAAGGTGATGAATATATTAGTGCAACTGAGGTTGCTGAATATGCAGGTACTATTAATTATGAAATTATTGCAACGATAAGTTTCCGCGTTCCGCGTATATTCATTCGGCACGGTAAAGTTGTAGAGGTTATAAATTATTTAAATAATTTATAA
- a CDS encoding antitoxin EndoAI, protein MSESSVTTEIVVRLPKQVVTELDGIGKQENKNRHELICQATQLLLRQHKTKKRYQHESMRRGYIEMGKINLGIASEAFLAEYEAAHTVERLVSGG, encoded by the coding sequence GTGTCCGAATCAAGTGTAACTACTGAAATCGTGGTTCGGTTGCCAAAGCAAGTGGTAACGGAATTGGACGGAATTGGAAAACAAGAGAATAAGAATCGCCATGAACTAATTTGCCAGGCAACACAACTGTTATTGCGTCAACATAAGACGAAGAAACGCTACCAACATGAATCAATGCGACGTGGGTACATTGAAATGGGAAAAATTAATCTTGGTATTGCATCGGAAGCTTTCTTAGCAGAGTATGAAGCAGCTCATACAGTAGAACGCTTAGTTAGCGGGGGGTAA
- the ndoA gene encoding type II toxin-antitoxin system endoribonuclease NdoA: protein MIVKRGDVYFADLSPVVGSEQGGVRPVLVIQNDIGNRFSPTVIVAAITAQIQKAKLPTHVEIDAKKYGFERDSVILLEQIRTIDKQRLTDKITHLDEVMMSRVDEALQISLGLIDF, encoded by the coding sequence TTGATTGTAAAACGCGGCGACGTGTATTTTGCAGACCTTTCCCCAGTTGTTGGTTCTGAGCAAGGAGGCGTTCGTCCGGTTCTTGTCATTCAAAATGACATCGGAAATCGTTTTAGTCCGACTGTGATTGTGGCGGCTATTACTGCACAGATTCAGAAAGCGAAATTGCCCACACATGTGGAAATTGATGCAAAAAAGTACGGATTTGAGAGAGATTCTGTTATCTTGCTCGAGCAGATTCGAACAATCGATAAGCAACGCTTAACGGACAAAATCACTCATTTAGATGAGGTGATGATGAGTCGTGTAGATGAAGCTCTACAAATTAGTTTAGGACTAATAGATTTTTAA
- a CDS encoding Tex family protein codes for MEMVDNRQALMKVLVKELGFTEKQVRHVIQLTEEGNTVPFIARYRKEWTGSLDEVQIRTILERWQYMMQLEDRKEEVLRLIGEKGKLTEELRRLIVAATKLQEVEDLYRPYKEKRRTKATIAKEKNLEPLAKWLLLYRKEDPTEKAMEFVNEEKEVQSAEDALQGAQDIIAELVSDDAAYRSWIRNTTFRKGIISSSVKDKEKDEKNIYEMYYGYEEPLQKVVPHRVLAMNRGEKEDVLRVSIIPPMEEILQFLHKKVIRDEASKSADYVQVAIEDGYKRLIQPSIEREIRKELTETAEEQAIHIFSENLRNLLLQPPMKGKVVLAVDPAYRTGCKLSVVDDTGKVLHIGVIYPHPPVRKYEDAKMKVLSIIDKYEVEMIAIGNGTASRETEEFIVDVLQNVQRDVFYIIVNEAGASVYSASDLAREEFPDLQVEERSAVSIGRRLQDPLAELVKIDPKSVGVGQYQHDVSQKRLNESLTFVVETAVNQVGVNVNTASVALLQYVSGLSKAVAKNIVAKREEEGKFTKRTELKKIPRLGAKTYEQCIGFLRILEGANPLDRTGIHPEQYKNVELLLKNLGLSKSDVGKPHLQKSLEGVDISKLSQETEIGEPTLVDIIDALISPERDMRDELPKPLLKKDILKLEDLKRGMELEGTVRNVVDFGAFVDIGVKQDGLVHISKLSKQFVKHPLDIVSVGQIVKVWVDNIDMKKGRVALSMLPIE; via the coding sequence ATGGAAATGGTAGATAATCGACAAGCGTTAATGAAAGTGTTAGTGAAAGAATTAGGCTTTACAGAAAAGCAAGTTCGTCATGTTATTCAATTAACAGAAGAAGGTAATACAGTTCCATTTATTGCTCGTTACCGTAAAGAATGGACAGGCTCTTTAGATGAGGTGCAAATTCGTACAATCTTAGAAAGATGGCAATACATGATGCAACTTGAAGATAGGAAAGAAGAGGTTCTTCGTCTTATTGGTGAAAAGGGAAAACTAACGGAAGAGTTACGCCGCCTTATTGTTGCTGCTACAAAGTTGCAAGAAGTGGAAGATCTATATCGTCCATATAAAGAAAAAAGAAGAACAAAAGCGACAATCGCTAAAGAAAAGAATCTAGAACCATTAGCTAAATGGTTATTGTTATATAGAAAAGAAGATCCAACAGAGAAGGCAATGGAATTTGTTAATGAGGAAAAGGAAGTACAATCTGCGGAAGATGCGTTGCAAGGTGCGCAAGATATTATTGCAGAACTTGTTTCGGATGATGCAGCTTATCGCAGTTGGATTCGAAATACTACTTTCCGAAAAGGAATCATATCTTCATCTGTAAAAGATAAAGAAAAAGACGAGAAAAATATATATGAAATGTATTATGGATATGAAGAACCGTTACAAAAAGTAGTGCCACATCGCGTGTTAGCAATGAACCGTGGTGAAAAGGAAGATGTACTAAGAGTTTCTATTATCCCGCCAATGGAAGAAATTCTTCAGTTTTTACATAAAAAAGTAATTCGTGATGAAGCTTCTAAAAGCGCGGATTATGTACAAGTAGCGATTGAAGATGGATATAAGCGATTGATTCAGCCTTCGATAGAAAGAGAAATACGTAAAGAATTGACTGAAACGGCGGAAGAACAAGCGATTCATATCTTCTCTGAGAATTTACGTAATTTATTGTTACAGCCTCCGATGAAGGGGAAAGTGGTATTAGCAGTAGATCCGGCATATAGAACAGGGTGTAAATTGTCTGTAGTGGATGATACAGGGAAAGTTCTTCACATTGGTGTTATTTATCCGCATCCACCTGTTCGGAAATATGAGGATGCGAAAATGAAAGTTCTTTCTATTATAGATAAATATGAAGTAGAAATGATAGCAATTGGAAACGGTACAGCTTCCAGGGAAACAGAAGAATTTATAGTAGATGTGCTGCAAAATGTGCAGCGGGATGTATTTTACATTATTGTAAATGAAGCAGGTGCTAGTGTATATTCAGCTTCCGATTTAGCTCGTGAAGAGTTTCCGGACTTACAAGTTGAAGAAAGAAGTGCGGTTTCTATCGGGCGACGTTTACAAGATCCACTTGCTGAACTTGTGAAAATTGATCCTAAATCGGTTGGGGTAGGACAATATCAGCACGATGTATCACAAAAAAGATTAAATGAATCATTAACATTTGTAGTAGAGACAGCGGTTAACCAAGTGGGTGTTAATGTAAATACGGCTTCAGTTGCATTGTTACAATACGTTTCAGGGCTATCAAAAGCAGTTGCGAAAAATATTGTAGCTAAGCGTGAGGAAGAAGGAAAATTTACGAAGCGAACTGAGTTAAAGAAAATTCCTCGTTTAGGTGCAAAAACATATGAGCAATGTATTGGATTTTTACGTATATTAGAAGGAGCGAATCCATTAGATCGCACAGGTATTCATCCGGAACAATATAAAAATGTAGAATTGTTACTAAAAAACTTGGGATTATCAAAGAGTGATGTAGGGAAACCGCATTTGCAAAAGAGTTTAGAGGGCGTAGATATTTCTAAATTATCTCAGGAGACGGAGATTGGTGAACCAACATTAGTTGATATTATAGATGCTTTAATTAGTCCAGAGCGAGATATGAGGGATGAATTGCCGAAACCGCTTTTGAAAAAGGACATTTTAAAATTAGAAGATTTAAAGCGTGGTATGGAGTTAGAAGGAACGGTTCGGAATGTTGTTGATTTCGGTGCCTTTGTTGATATCGGTGTGAAGCAAGATGGCTTAGTACATATTTCTAAATTAAGCAAACAATTTGTAAAGCATCCACTCGATATTGTTTCTGTTGGGCAAATTGTAAAGGTATGGGTAGATAATATTGATATGAAAAAAGGTCGTGTTGCATTATCAATGTTACCGATTGAGTAG
- the cmpA gene encoding cortex morphogenetic protein CmpA, which produces MPTWLKKQMQRAYFEKNRYQIKLLNECWFYYSKIHQSS; this is translated from the coding sequence ATGCCCACGTGGCTAAAAAAACAAATGCAACGTGCATATTTTGAGAAAAACCGGTATCAAATCAAATTGCTAAATGAATGCTGGTTTTATTATAGCAAAATACATCAAAGCTCATAA
- a CDS encoding SprT family protein, producing MNEREVQSLVEEISLQYFGKPFLHKAMFNKRLRTTGGRYLLRSHNIELNYWYYEMYGKEEVVGIIKHELCHYHLHIEGRGYKHRDQDFRRLLKKVDAPRFCKRMIDEKKETKTYVYECIGCSFQYVRRRRINTERYVCGKCKGKLKQILKTP from the coding sequence ATGAACGAACGGGAAGTTCAAAGTTTAGTGGAAGAAATATCATTACAATATTTCGGAAAACCCTTTTTACATAAAGCGATGTTTAATAAGCGATTGCGTACAACTGGTGGACGATATTTATTAAGGAGTCATAATATAGAACTCAATTATTGGTATTATGAAATGTACGGTAAAGAGGAAGTAGTAGGCATTATTAAACATGAGCTTTGTCATTATCATTTACATATTGAGGGGAGAGGGTATAAGCATCGAGATCAAGATTTTCGTAGATTGTTAAAGAAAGTAGATGCACCAAGATTTTGTAAAAGGATGATTGATGAGAAGAAGGAAACAAAAACGTATGTATATGAATGCATAGGATGTTCTTTTCAATATGTAAGACGGCGCCGGATAAATACTGAAAGATATGTTTGTGGGAAGTGTAAAGGGAAGTTAAAACAGATTTTAAAAACACCTTGA